A genome region from Nocardia sp. NBC_00565 includes the following:
- a CDS encoding helix-turn-helix domain-containing protein, with amino-acid sequence MTQTAAGVGDRVRERRKLAGLTQRQFAERSSISISLIRKVEQGDKPASPAFISAAARALKTGIDDLTDQPFPRNTRDEQFVHSGISDIRRELASYRIEPFGDITPRPIDELANEVATASAYRHGTKLGELGRMLPGLLADLRTAWYSTDEIRELERIFALAAEAYAATSQVVYRLGYIDLSSMAVERYEWAAAQSGDELMVLAGDYQRAGELIMGADWNAAGRLLEGSRSRIEDQLGDGDPGVLSMWGNLHLKSGLAAARAGRRDVADAHLAEAAETAARIGEDRNDYQLCFGPTNVDIWRVGLAVEGMDGTEAVKRSKTIKLPPQTPRERAGHHYIDLARGFLLHGDREGALHSLQIAKRIAPTQTRYHPQVHETVRQLARDDARSTETIRGFAAWCGLTSF; translated from the coding sequence ATGACCCAAACGGCCGCCGGAGTCGGCGATCGCGTCCGCGAACGACGCAAGCTCGCCGGATTGACACAAAGGCAATTCGCGGAGCGATCCAGCATCTCGATATCGCTGATCAGGAAGGTTGAGCAGGGCGACAAGCCCGCGAGTCCGGCCTTCATCAGCGCCGCGGCCCGAGCGCTCAAGACCGGCATCGATGACCTGACCGATCAACCGTTTCCTCGCAATACACGCGATGAGCAGTTCGTCCATTCCGGTATCTCCGACATCAGGCGTGAACTCGCCTCATATCGGATCGAGCCGTTCGGCGACATCACGCCCCGACCGATTGACGAACTCGCCAACGAGGTGGCGACCGCGTCGGCATACCGGCACGGCACCAAGCTGGGCGAGCTGGGCCGTATGCTGCCCGGACTGCTGGCCGACCTACGTACGGCCTGGTACTCAACCGACGAGATCCGTGAGCTGGAACGGATCTTCGCGCTCGCCGCCGAGGCGTACGCCGCCACCTCGCAAGTCGTATACAGGCTCGGTTATATCGACCTCAGCAGTATGGCGGTCGAACGGTACGAGTGGGCCGCAGCCCAGTCCGGTGACGAGCTGATGGTTCTCGCCGGGGACTACCAGCGCGCCGGCGAGCTGATCATGGGCGCGGATTGGAATGCCGCCGGACGACTGCTCGAGGGTAGTCGTTCGCGCATCGAGGACCAGCTCGGCGACGGCGACCCAGGGGTACTGAGCATGTGGGGGAACCTGCATCTCAAGAGCGGGCTCGCTGCCGCGCGCGCCGGACGTCGCGATGTCGCCGACGCGCACCTTGCCGAGGCCGCCGAGACCGCAGCGCGTATCGGTGAGGACCGCAATGACTACCAGTTGTGCTTCGGGCCAACGAATGTCGATATCTGGCGGGTTGGGCTGGCAGTAGAGGGGATGGACGGCACGGAAGCGGTCAAACGGTCGAAGACGATCAAACTGCCCCCGCAGACGCCGCGTGAGCGCGCGGGACACCACTACATCGATCTGGCCAGGGGCTTCCTACTGCACGGCGATCGGGAGGGCGCCCTGCATTCGTTGCAGATAGCCAAACGTATCGCGCCAACTCAGACCCGCTATCACCCGCAAGTGCACGAAACGGTGCGACAGTTGGCCCGCGACGACGCCCGCAGCACAGAAACCATCCGCGGATTCGCAGCATGGTGTGGTCTAACGTCATTCTGA
- a CDS encoding Eco57I restriction-modification methylase domain-containing protein, translated as MAQALQHLGTGFVAHQANAALRESLAVAPHADRDLHRALLRIAYRLIVLFVAEDRDLLHTATVDTQARHLYADHFSTARLRRMSIAHAGSRHTDLWEAHQIVTDALAGDGLPPLGLSGLGASLFARDALSILNGAQLPNHALLAAIRALAQIDDPVTGTPRPVDYRNLDSEELGGMYEGLLAYTPRYTPAARTFTLDLAAGNDRKKSGSYYTPSELIDLVLDEALDPLIDEALRTADAEHALLALTVIDPACGSGHFVVAAARRIASAVATVRTGDTEPNPAALRAATADVIEHCVYGVDLNDLAIEITKVALWLEAFDAERPFPFLDAHFRVGNALLGTTPKLLRDNIPDSAFTVLGDDDKGWTSKLKARNKSERNADVDQLTLSFGPETLNVETTAFTKKARDADAGHAGNLSRVRARADAWRALEIDPDLLAAKLAADAWCAAFVQSKTKDSGQGITHDTLRRLAEDPGSVPETVIAQINTLARQYRFFHWHLEFPGIFTAPANGGDVDTGWTGGFSCVLGNPPWERVKIQDKEFFGNLGRTDIETAKTAAIRKTMIVDLAVSDPTLHQAYRDAIRQSDGTAHLLLKSGRYPLTGQGDVNTYSVFAETLRTVAGPTGTVGIITPTGLATDNTTAPFFSDTLRTNRLLAFYDFENEAKIFKDVNNRPRFAVTALTGRERKVDTTRFAFLVRHIVDVPSRKFELTPAEVLAINPNTGTLPMFRTRIDADITLGIYRRHPILIRDNDPDGDPWGLNSNFARAFDMATDSELFRQPNDLADAQFNGWSYEGYGKEYVPLYEAKMLSHFDHRFGTYLGSTQAQINKGTLPRLTETQHNDPSIEPLARYWIDRTKVTAKLAEKWDRDWLLGWRDIARTTDYRTFAPSVLPISAVGDKFPLAFPVIHGNGPLLHAVWSSMAFDYIARQKLSGAGMKYFIVKQLACPTPSIFARPAPWQPDLTLTQWVCPYVLELSYTSWRLKPYAIELGDDGAPFQWDVERRELLRADLDAAFLHVYGLSRTEAVHVLDSFTVVRKYEERDFGEYRTRRLVLDAYDRMAAAIAKGGTGWTALSDIRAGGGNRHDLP; from the coding sequence GTGGCGCAGGCGCTGCAACACCTCGGTACCGGATTCGTCGCACATCAAGCCAACGCGGCTCTGCGCGAGTCCCTGGCTGTTGCACCGCACGCCGACCGCGATCTACACCGTGCCCTGCTGCGGATCGCCTATCGACTGATTGTGTTATTCGTCGCCGAAGACCGCGATTTGCTGCACACCGCTACCGTAGACACCCAGGCCCGTCATCTTTACGCCGATCACTTCTCGACCGCCCGGCTGCGCCGGATGTCCATCGCGCACGCGGGTAGCAGGCACACCGACCTTTGGGAAGCGCACCAGATCGTCACCGACGCCCTAGCCGGCGACGGACTTCCGCCCCTGGGGCTGAGCGGACTCGGAGCCTCACTGTTCGCCCGAGATGCTTTGAGCATCCTAAACGGTGCTCAGTTGCCCAACCATGCACTCCTCGCGGCGATCCGGGCCCTCGCACAGATCGATGACCCAGTCACCGGCACACCCCGCCCCGTGGACTACCGCAACCTCGACAGCGAGGAACTCGGCGGCATGTACGAGGGACTGCTGGCATACACACCGCGCTACACCCCCGCCGCCCGCACCTTTACCCTCGACCTCGCTGCAGGTAACGATCGAAAGAAATCCGGTTCGTACTACACCCCGTCCGAGTTGATCGATCTTGTTCTCGACGAAGCCCTCGACCCGCTGATCGACGAGGCACTGCGCACGGCCGACGCCGAACACGCCCTGCTGGCCCTGACGGTTATTGATCCCGCATGCGGCAGTGGACATTTCGTTGTTGCGGCGGCACGTCGTATCGCCTCCGCCGTGGCGACAGTGCGGACCGGAGACACCGAACCGAACCCAGCTGCACTGCGTGCCGCTACCGCCGACGTCATCGAACACTGCGTCTACGGTGTCGACCTCAACGACCTCGCCATCGAAATCACCAAGGTCGCCCTGTGGCTCGAAGCGTTCGACGCCGAGCGTCCGTTCCCATTTCTCGACGCCCACTTCCGCGTCGGCAACGCGCTGCTCGGTACTACGCCGAAGCTGTTGCGCGACAACATTCCCGATTCGGCCTTCACGGTGCTCGGCGACGACGACAAAGGGTGGACCAGTAAACTCAAGGCCCGCAACAAGTCCGAGCGCAACGCCGACGTCGACCAGCTCACCCTCAGCTTCGGGCCGGAGACCCTCAACGTCGAAACCACCGCGTTCACCAAGAAAGCCCGCGATGCCGACGCCGGCCACGCCGGTAATCTGAGCCGGGTGCGGGCCCGAGCCGATGCGTGGCGTGCCCTAGAGATCGACCCGGATCTGCTTGCCGCCAAGCTCGCCGCGGACGCCTGGTGCGCAGCCTTCGTCCAATCCAAAACCAAGGACTCCGGGCAGGGCATCACTCACGACACCCTGCGCCGCCTCGCGGAGGACCCGGGATCCGTACCGGAGACCGTCATCGCGCAGATCAACACGCTCGCCCGCCAATACCGATTCTTCCATTGGCATCTCGAATTTCCGGGCATCTTCACCGCCCCCGCCAACGGCGGCGACGTCGATACCGGCTGGACGGGCGGCTTCTCTTGCGTCCTCGGCAACCCTCCATGGGAACGAGTCAAGATCCAAGACAAAGAGTTCTTCGGCAACCTTGGCCGCACGGATATCGAAACCGCCAAGACCGCCGCTATCCGTAAGACCATGATCGTAGACCTGGCAGTGTCGGATCCCACTCTGCATCAGGCGTACCGGGACGCGATTCGCCAATCCGACGGTACCGCGCACCTGTTGCTCAAGAGTGGCCGCTATCCGCTCACCGGCCAAGGCGACGTCAACACGTACAGCGTGTTCGCAGAAACCCTGCGCACCGTCGCCGGGCCGACTGGCACGGTCGGCATCATTACCCCCACAGGTCTAGCGACCGACAATACAACCGCGCCCTTCTTCTCTGACACTCTACGTACTAATCGGCTACTGGCGTTCTACGATTTCGAAAACGAAGCGAAGATCTTCAAGGATGTGAACAATCGACCCAGATTCGCGGTCACCGCCTTGACCGGCAGAGAGCGCAAGGTCGATACAACCCGATTCGCCTTCCTTGTTCGGCATATCGTCGACGTGCCGTCGCGCAAGTTCGAGCTCACACCTGCTGAAGTCCTCGCGATAAACCCGAACACCGGCACTTTGCCGATGTTCCGAACGCGCATCGACGCCGATATCACCCTCGGCATCTACCGGCGGCACCCCATTCTGATCCGCGACAACGATCCAGATGGAGACCCTTGGGGCCTCAACTCTAATTTTGCTCGTGCCTTTGATATGGCTACCGATTCGGAGCTATTCCGACAACCTAACGATCTGGCGGATGCTCAATTCAACGGCTGGTCCTACGAAGGCTACGGCAAAGAGTACGTGCCGCTGTACGAAGCAAAGATGCTTAGTCACTTCGACCATCGATTCGGCACCTACCTCGGTTCCACCCAAGCGCAAATCAACAAAGGCACGCTGCCCAGGTTGACGGAAACTCAGCACAACGATCCGAGTATCGAACCGCTCGCCCGCTACTGGATCGACCGAACCAAGGTCACCGCGAAACTGGCCGAGAAGTGGGATCGGGACTGGCTTTTGGGGTGGCGTGATATCGCACGAACCACTGACTACCGTACCTTCGCGCCATCAGTCCTACCGATAAGTGCAGTTGGGGATAAGTTTCCCCTCGCGTTTCCCGTGATTCACGGCAATGGTCCGCTGTTGCACGCAGTGTGGTCGAGTATGGCGTTCGACTACATTGCACGGCAGAAGCTCAGCGGTGCCGGGATGAAGTACTTCATTGTGAAGCAACTCGCCTGCCCCACACCGTCCATCTTCGCCCGGCCTGCTCCCTGGCAGCCCGACCTCACCCTCACCCAATGGGTCTGCCCCTATGTGCTCGAATTATCCTATACCTCATGGCGATTGAAGCCATACGCGATCGAGCTCGGTGACGACGGCGCGCCATTCCAGTGGGATGTCGAGCGTCGGGAATTGCTTCGGGCTGACCTCGATGCCGCCTTCCTTCATGTGTACGGACTGTCCCGCACCGAAGCGGTGCACGTACTTGACTCCTTCACCGTCGTACGCAAATACGAGGAACGAGACTTCGGCGAATACCGCACCCGCCGCCTAGTCCTCGACGCCTACGACCGCATGGCGGCCGCAATCGCCAAGGGCGGCACTGGCTGGACGGCACTGTCCGACATACGTGCAGGAGGAGGGAACCGCCACGACCTGCCATAG